A genomic segment from Spinacia oleracea cultivar Varoflay chromosome 3, BTI_SOV_V1, whole genome shotgun sequence encodes:
- the LOC130470369 gene encoding RNA polymerase II degradation factor 1-like — protein sequence MVAIWLLCHYNDRNFDVRVQDTDETNYMDLVDDLFDDSIKQDVLIPDLFRLFYVNPSTNKRVELLNDVGLMGMWGLFKRTDTVEIWIEKANEKETSIQFRTAVKKRKDRKERKAAELRRKAEEFEREREEERRRLEREAEIQRDLEEQLANTVAVEVPVYDVEDLSVEYVRVYSSQHADCFSPGGSQPPNTQKEPSPPPREPSPPPNNPSPPPRSPSPPPNNPSPPPRSPSPPPNNPSPPPRSPSPPPTSPQTQPQQQQQQQTEHQQQQQTEHQQQQQTEQQQHQPTEQQQQHQTEHQPDQTPPPNRAELNKGRGFRISRSHAKKTGEFVPKKRGEGLLVQG from the coding sequence ATGGTCGCAATTTGGTTGTTATGTCATTATAATGATCGGAATTTTGATGTGAGGGTACAAGATACTGATGAAACGAACTACATGGATTTGGTTGATGACTTGTTTGATGATTCTATTAAGCAAGATGTTCTGATTCCCGAtttatttagattgttttatgtTAATCCTAGTACGAATAAAAGAGTAGAATTGTTGAATGATGTTGGTTTGATGGGCATGTGGGGTTTATTTAAGCGCACAGATACTGTGGAAATATGGATAGAGAAGGCAAATGAGAAGGAAACTTCAATCCAATTTAGGACTGCAGTTAAGAAAAGGAAGGATAGGAAGGAAAGGAAGGCTGCAGAACTTAGAAGGAAAGCTGAGGAGTTTGAGAGGGAGAGGGAAGAGGAAAGGAGAAGGTTAGAAAGGGAGGCTGAGATTCAAAGGGATTTGGAGGAGCAATTGGCAAACACAGTGGCAGTTGAGGTGCCTGTGTATGATGTTGAGGATTTAAGCGTAGAGTACGTACGTGTTTACAGCTCACAACATGCTGACTGCTTTTCCCCGGGAGGTTCCCAACCACCAAATACACAAAAAGAGCCTTCACCACCACCAAGAGAgccctcaccaccaccaaataatccatcaccaccaccaagaagtccctcaccaccaccaaataatccatcaccaccaccaagaagtccctcaccaccaccaaataatccatcaccaccaccaagaagtccctcaccaccaccaaccTCACCACAGACACaaccacagcaacaacaacaacaacagacagaacatcagcaacaacaacaaacagaacatcaacaacaacaacaaacagaaCAACAGCAACACCAACCCACagaacagcagcaacaacatcaaacaGAACACCAGCCAGATCAGACACCCCCTCCTAACAGGGCTGAGTTAAACAAAGGGAGGGGTTTCAGAATTTCCAGAAGTCATGCTAAGAAGACGGGTGAGTTTGTTCCTAAGAAGAGGGGGGAAGGCCTGCTGGTTCAAGGGTGA
- the LOC130469734 gene encoding uncharacterized protein codes for MWRKRSNGMMRVMMKILRRVRVIVKLVSTPTISLTKKLKKMKNKMFLRSMPWGTIKLQPWMIFQSKTHFMEVFRDFCIQEGFAVSVEKADTTRFTAICLVESCNWRIHACVLLDGVSWAIKTLFSEHKSCGRLEENPMVTSQWLCTKLLPDIEANPEIPIKTLQRKALGIYRVQVKQRLMYKVRSLGRQQIYGGFDESYALLPSYAEMIKSTNPGSYALVTWTADSGNVTPRFKACFFSFAAQVRGFLRGCRPIIGIDGAHLSGYYKGILLTAVAIDGNNEIFPLAYSIVSTESMDTWSYFFRSLKALFVQHGCQRDDWTFISDRMRGVESALYDVFPKAVRRVCAQHLYTNCRQAGYSGTAFHDLFWVAADAYNPYVFNKAMEKIGKLIPQAVGYLDKVPEQWSRHKFDVGVTCDHNTTNFVESFNACTKPFRDLPVLSLLEEIRSWCMTKIGARFDKAVDIGPDQLTPYATKELEERSADSRFCYATNAGGGEFEVLDGHVKFPIRLAARVCGCGKWQGCGIPCKHAIRVIYHQRLNPTDFVSPYFKGAAYKLTYSEHIHPMPDST; via the exons ATGTGGAGGAAGAGGAGCAATGGGAtgatgagagtgatgatgaaAATTTTGAGGAGAGTGAGAGTGATAGTGAAACTGGTTTCAACTCCGACGATTTCATTGACGAAGaaattgaagaagatgaagaacaaGATGTTCTTAAGGAG CATGCCATGGGGGACTATCAAGTTGCAACCATGGATGATATTCCAAAGCAAGACACACTTCATGGAGGTCTTCAGAGACTTCTGTATTCAAGAGGGATTTGCTGTGAGTGTTGAAAAGGCTGATACAACCAGATTCACTGCAATATGTCTGGTTGAGTCATGCAATTGGAGGATCCATGCCTGTGTGTTGTTGGATGGGGTCAGTTGGGCCATTAAAACTCTTTTCAGTGAGCACAAGTCTTGTGGGAGACTTGAGGAGAATCCCATGGTGACATCTCAGTGGCTATGCACCAAACTACTTCCTGACATTGAAGCAAATCCAGAAATCCCAATTAAGACACTTCAAAGAAAGGCATTGGGGATTTATAGGGTACAAGTGAAACAGAGGTTGATGTACAAGGTGAGAAGCCTCGGGAGGCAGCAAATTTATGGAGGTTTTGATGAGTCATATGCCCTTTTACCATCCTATGCTGAAATGATCAAATCTACCAATCCTGGGAGTTATGCCTTGGTCACTTGGACTGCAGATTCTGGTAACGTGACACCCCGTTTCAAGGCTTGCTTTTTCTCCTTTGCTGCACAAGTTAGGGGTTTCTTAAGAGGTTGTAGGCCTATCATAGGCATTGATGGTGCACATTTGAGTGGATACTATAAGGGAATTCTCCTCACTGCAGTTGCTATCGATGggaataatgagatttttcCATTAGCCTATAGCATTGTGAGTACGGAGAGTATGGACACATGGTCCTATTTTTTCAGAAGCTTGAAGGCTTTGTTTGTTCAACATGGGTGCCAGAGGGATGACTGGACTTTTATTAGTGACAGAATGAGG GGAGTAGAATCTGCTTTGTATGATGTTTTCCCCAAAGCAGTCAGGAGGGTCTGTGCTCAGCATCTGTATACCAACTGCAGACAAGCTGGATACAGTGGCACAGCCTTCCATGACTTGTTCTGGGTTGCTGCTGATGCATACAATCCATATGTCTTCAACAAAGCCATGGAAAAGATTGGCAAACTCATCCCACAAGCAGTGGGATATCTTGACAAAGTGCCTGAACAGTGGTCCAGACACAAGTTTGATGTTGGGGTCACTTGTGATCACAACACCACCAACTTTGTGGAATCCTTCAACGCGTGTACCAAACCCTTTAGGGATCTTCCTGTTTTGTCACTTCTTGAAG AAATAAGGTCTTGGTGCATGACGAAGATCGGGGCCAGATTTGATAAAGCTGTTGACATTGGACCCGATCAATTGACGCCATATGCTACTAAGGAGCTTGAAGAGAGGAGTGCTGACTCGAGGTTCTGTTATGCAACTAATGCTGGGGGGGGTGAATTTGAGGTTTTAGATGGTCATGTGAAGTTCCCTATTAGGCTTGCTGCTAGAGTTTGTGGTTGTGGGAAATGGCAAGGGTGTGGTATACCTTGCAAGCATGCTATTAGGGTAATATACCATCAAAGACTCAATCCTACAGATTTTGTTTCTCCTTACTTCAAAGGGGCAGCCTATAAGCTCACATACTCAGAGCATATTCACCCCATGCCTGACTCAACATAG